ctaaaaaaaaatggtatcataacataattgttttatcttccccaagaaataatagaaaacaatagtttcaaattaatttattgttaattattattttctcccGAATAGTTATATAACATTTCAAACAAAAGTAGTcctttttaaacaaacaaaaaaaaatctaaaaacaatattaacaagAAATTAGAAGATTGGACCTTCGCtctgcaaagaaaaaaaaattaacgaaaTAGTCTAAAACAAACACTATATTGTTCTACTTTAGTCCGGTCCAGAGCCTACTGACCAACCATTCAAGGCTAATGTGTTCTCGACATGGTCTGGAACAGTCCACATTATAGTTGGCATGTAATATTTGTTGTCTGGATATAAGCCTTCGAGCTTAACGTACCTCATACTGTTTCGCTTCGGGTCATAGTAAAGGAGACACGAATAGTCATCATAGAGGTATGACTCATCGACAAAAGCAATCTCACCACCACGAGTAGCACCTGAGATGTGCCATTTCTGGAAACCCTCCATCTCGTAAAAGAAAATCCTCGACCATCCTTTCGTCTTTTTCTCGACACCCACCATAACCCAAATTTCCATGTATTTTTCGCAGCACACGAATCCTAACTTCCCTTGGTAATTTATCAGAGTCGAAACGTGATCCATCAATGTTTTTGGAGCCTCGACATGGTAAAATTTCTCACGCCTTAAATCAAAACTCATCAGTTTAAATTTAGAAGCACTATCGTCATCATGATCCCATGCTAGGTAATGAATACTCCCGTTGATCGAAACTACACTTGCCATTGGAAAGTGATATCCAACGCCTTGGATTGTTCTCCACTCCTTAGCCGTGGGATCTCCCAACGTGAAAATTTTACAAGCCTCCTCCATATGGTTTAGCGGTATGAACAATGCTTTGTATTGATTCTCGAAAGGGTCGTATCCGAAGAAGCAAGAGGCCATGTCGTAGGGTTTCGTATCTGGTAAGTAAAAGGACTGCCTTGTGGTAGGATTATATATAGCTGCCTCATTACTCTTGTTTGACCAACAAAAAATCAAGCCGCGGACGTATTGCCTCATATTACCAGGGATTCGTAGTACTGATGATACTTTGTCAATATTCCGAGGGCAAGTATTAGACGAGAAGGCTATGAAACAATCCTTGTAGCGGTGTACAGCGTGCTTGCATAAGACATGGGCATCACGCGGAGGTTGAGTCAAAGACCGAGCCACGATCGAGTCTATGAAATCTCTACGCCTGCCGATAATGGATGACCATTGCTTCGAAACACATTGGAACCTCACTAGAGATTTCACCGGGAGCTTTTTTAGTATCTCCACAGTCACATCCAGAGCTATATCGATTACTACGCCATGACGAAGTCGTGTTGGCGATGGTGAGTTCTCGTAGCTATTCTCCTCACGTCCTCTCTTCATCTCCTCTCCTCTGTTTCgttttaagaaataaattgataatttaGGAAGAACAACTAGGGCGGGGGTTCTTATATACGGCATAtgcatatatatctttattttttgaattataatatttggtataaaaaaaaaagatatcgtATATATcagaatattaataaattaaaatatactaaaatttaCCTAGTTTGACACAAGTATAAATCAGAATAAACACTCAATCTGAGAAGAAAACTAGAATGAGTTTTTTTTCAGGTTTCCTTCGGTTTTAAGAGAGTTCTAGTCAAACTCAAACTGGTTTGGTGTAGTTATGTTTGGTTTAAATTGGGTTCAGTTTCAATTTGGattggttcagtttggtttggtttaccaAAATTAGTCACATTTATTTATCTAGAATTAGAATGCGTAATtgtgttattaaaaaattatatcaaaacaCACCGTGAGAAAGAATCAAGCTagttgtaaaaacaaaaacaaaacttggaagATAGAAAAATAGAGGAAGAGAAAtaagatacaaataaatttttttttcatagccAGTATATCATGGCGTGGCTTAAAGTTAGGAATTTTAGGATTCAAAGAAtagattaagaagaaaataaagcatcATTTATACTTTTAGACAATGTTtacttaattaaattattataaaaaaaaataagcagcTTATAGAACTAGGTAGAAAATAAAGTGTTGTTACATTCTTTTAGGACATTATTGTAGtattgtgattttaaaatactgtAAAAGTTTTGttaactaaattttgtttttagtctatAGTTTTATACTATGAAAACtatggttatatttttttcttgattcgTATGGCCCCCAAATGCTTTGGTCGGGCTCGTTTGCTAGCAAATTACTGTAGACATCATAACGACATCCTAAATCACTTCCTCTTCATAATGTCTCCTTCTATTTTAGTCATAATACTTTTATCAGAAAGTTTAAATTATCAATGAACTTCGTGTGGTTTTTATGTATGCGAGAGAGACGTCGTGATGTTTCGATAAAGGGAAATAATTAATGGGACTTTAGCCTTTTTGGGCCGTCGTTTAAAACGTTTTGGGCCCATTAAGTCTGCGTATTGGGAATCAACTggattaattgtttttgttttattgacataaaactcaaaattcaATAGCCAGAGAAACAACTCATTCATATGTCATAGTAAGAATTTATTCTCACAAGAAACCAATGGAATTGGAGACACCATCATAACCTATACACTTTGATATCTTTAGTGTAAGTGGCGTTGCCACCACTGCAGATACTTAAGTACAATATTCTACTCCACTTCTTTGTAGATGGTTCAGATAATATCTAGACAGACCATGTaaagagatatttttatatgtgaACGGTACAAGTCTGGTTCTATCAACGATCATGTGATTGAAGTAGATATATCAAATTAGTTCCACCCCgcaagagaaaaaagaagaagagtcactcacatattttggttatatttttttaacttgtgtcaatctctcttctttttaggTATTCAATTGTTTCAACTGTAATTTTTTGATCAGCCAATTATTTCAACCTTGAAATCGCAAGTCTTTTGCCTAGACTTCTCCAAGATCGCCTTTTTAATTAACgttgaaaaaaaggaaaacctaTGTATATCAATATTGAAAAGAAGACCATGACTTAGTCAATGTGACTGCTTCTTTCTCCTATCGTGTTTATCAAAACACTTACCCTCccaaaaagttaaattaatttgtCGGACGATAGAAAACATACTCTCACACCTTCGTTAACCAAAAAGAGAACATAGtccttttatcttcttttttcacATCCATAAAAGTATCTAGAAATAAATATTACCAACGTGTTTGTTATGGAGTAAagatttagtttaattaatcCATGGTCAATATgtcaacacacacacacaaaaaaaaaaaaagagattaaagacGAAGGTAATTATATGATTGGAGACTGTATTACGTACGTCGCATTCTGAAATATTTCacaatctttgattttttcaaaaGGGAATCAACATAAGATCCAACCTTTCTTTACGTGTTATGATATACAAGTGTAGAGATGTCTCATATCTACACACAAAACAGATCAGAGATCACGAAGGTAAAAAGAAGTAGTACGTATGTTTGTAGTGtgagtaaataaatatatatataaaaaggcaTAATCGAACGATGGAGGAGATAATGACAATGATCTTCAACGGTATCAATCTGGTTAAGGAGCTTGAGTTCAGCTTATCGTCACAAGAGCCGCCAGAATCAGATTTATCTAGTTCTCTCGGCTCGATCTCCACTTTATTCGGAGACGCAAACGAGCGGCTTACAATCCTACTAGCGTGGAGGAACTCTTTGCCTCAACAGGAACCGGTTCGAATGATGGATATGACGATGCAGACAGAACCGGCTTTGACGCAGGACCACTGGTTAAGGTGCCCTGTGATGCGGACAGTAGAGGCTATTGACACCTCGAGGCCAAGGCATCAAAAAAggtaaattattacaaattaacatttattaatGTATGTACGCATGTGTAAATtgttatttgtatatatgtgtTATTAATGTGAAATTAATGCATAGGAGGAttataggagaagaagaaacggtgCTGGTGGCGGCGGTGGGGAGGATGGAGATCCCGCCGGACGACAATTACACTTGGCGTAAATACGGTCAGAAGGAAATTCTCGGTTCTACATTTCCCCggtaaattataataattcataaacacTAATGATGGTTTATTGCTTACGTAGTTGTACATTCGTTTATTGCCCTTAATTTATTAccactttttatgttttgaaaatgGTTTCAT
The Camelina sativa cultivar DH55 chromosome 6, Cs, whole genome shotgun sequence genome window above contains:
- the LOC104699162 gene encoding probable F-box protein At3g56670, which translates into the protein MKRGREENSYENSPSPTRLRHGVVIDIALDVTVEILKKLPVKSLVRFQCVSKQWSSIIGRRRDFIDSIVARSLTQPPRDAHVLCKHAVHRYKDCFIAFSSNTCPRNIDKVSSVLRIPGNMRQYVRGLIFCWSNKSNEAAIYNPTTRQSFYLPDTKPYDMASCFFGYDPFENQYKALFIPLNHMEEACKIFTLGDPTAKEWRTIQGVGYHFPMASVVSINGSIHYLAWDHDDDSASKFKLMSFDLRREKFYHVEAPKTLMDHVSTLINYQGKLGFVCCEKYMEIWVMVGVEKKTKGWSRIFFYEMEGFQKWHISGATRGGEIAFVDESYLYDDYSCLLYYDPKRNSMRYVKLEGLYPDNKYYMPTIMWTVPDHVENTLALNGWSVGSGPD
- the LOC104791935 gene encoding WRKY transcription factor 55-like codes for the protein MEEIMTMIFNGINLVKELEFSLSSQEPPESDLSSSLGSISTLFGDANERLTILLAWRNSLPQQEPVRMMDMTMQTEPALTQDHWLRCPVMRTVEAIDTSRPRHQKRRIIGEEETVLVAAVGRMEIPPDDNYTWRKYGQKEILGSTFPRAYYRGTHQKLYKCPAKKQVQRLDEDPYTFRVTYRSSHTCHLTNFPISSAHATTTTANVPAIVNLTEAMIGNMDSVVPLLGEPYFNHHCLVPGDDGDGDTWNSPSQRYDMSSGPS